A stretch of Halostagnicola kamekurae DNA encodes these proteins:
- a CDS encoding CARDB domain-containing protein yields the protein MVLCGLLLTAGIGTAAGAETDNTTDDFESGELLEIENQTNVPLATGSFDDTGYYGHDAVVTFDGDIVRGENAAGDETPKDPTITVNGEDLMVADDGTVETITDGRHVTTSDGNKTVTIDDNLVVTDDGIVELADGTSLEVDGASIEYSAYDQGIPSTNVSADGDYSEGEQLSVTVDITNVGYGNIRDEVELYGVDTDGNVEDRLIGEPEFINESGGNTTSLTFERELVAGDHQIDELRLDILSEQFTTPINITKSEIAITNVETNDPVAGEPLTVAADLERRGALDLGDRTVTLSVDGTEVESRSITLAQGASTTEEFSYDTGDINASEVDIAVAVPEDSNTERKAVTVVSKDAHNERMSATVINEPTASLSEELEVVANIDYDGTVPGGETVVPTTFRIGDSVEGERNVTVEDGAPTEATFSTYLDSGSVPLTSVTVETPGQSDTLEFERNLSTKFTDVDESFGSEESLDAVVTVENDGETPEVVELTVAVDDPDGVADDGSETVMVTVNPGESVEKGFSFEPTEDAPSEIELTAETDVSSDTAVAIRPAFTVEDVKLEGADNANSGLTMSGNVTNTGERADTQSVQFNLGDELVAEESVTLAAGESKTVETSIEPPAENGEYSYNMTALNVSGAESAQKSAQINVSGKSILDRVTSLGLPLALLAVLALLAIAAVALKYRDDPEALQAQLLTAKSRVQNAVQGVVGGGGSVIVENGLPRDSTVRLQIKDESGVVFQEDLQLADGEQREFPSLPGDGQFEVGVGVDDVASHSEVFQGATSDIGVVLQPDGIRIGEL from the coding sequence GTGGTCCTCTGTGGACTGTTACTCACGGCGGGAATCGGCACCGCGGCGGGCGCGGAGACGGACAATACGACCGACGACTTTGAGTCCGGCGAACTGCTCGAAATCGAGAACCAGACCAACGTGCCACTAGCCACGGGATCGTTCGACGACACGGGGTACTACGGTCATGACGCGGTAGTGACCTTCGATGGCGATATCGTTCGCGGCGAAAACGCAGCGGGGGACGAAACGCCTAAAGACCCGACCATCACCGTCAATGGCGAGGATTTAATGGTCGCAGATGACGGCACCGTCGAAACGATAACCGACGGACGACATGTGACGACGAGCGATGGCAATAAAACGGTCACCATCGACGACAACCTCGTGGTCACCGATGACGGAATCGTGGAGTTAGCGGATGGTACTTCCCTCGAGGTCGATGGGGCCTCGATAGAGTACAGTGCGTACGACCAGGGGATTCCATCCACGAACGTTTCTGCGGATGGAGACTACTCCGAGGGTGAGCAACTGTCAGTCACTGTCGACATCACGAACGTTGGATACGGAAATATTCGAGACGAAGTCGAACTCTACGGAGTTGATACCGACGGAAACGTCGAGGATCGGTTGATTGGCGAACCTGAATTCATCAACGAATCCGGTGGCAATACCACATCGCTGACGTTCGAGCGCGAACTCGTGGCGGGGGATCACCAGATCGACGAACTTCGCCTCGACATCCTCTCCGAGCAGTTCACGACGCCGATCAACATCACGAAATCCGAAATTGCGATCACGAACGTCGAAACCAACGATCCGGTCGCTGGCGAACCCCTCACCGTCGCCGCCGACCTTGAGCGACGCGGCGCACTGGATCTCGGCGATCGGACCGTGACGCTCTCGGTCGACGGAACCGAGGTGGAGTCGCGCTCGATCACCCTTGCCCAGGGCGCTAGTACCACCGAAGAGTTCAGCTACGACACGGGAGACATCAACGCCTCGGAAGTCGACATAGCGGTCGCGGTCCCGGAAGACTCGAACACCGAGCGAAAGGCCGTGACGGTCGTGTCGAAGGATGCCCACAATGAACGGATGTCCGCAACGGTCATCAACGAGCCGACTGCGAGCCTCTCAGAAGAACTCGAGGTCGTCGCAAATATCGACTATGACGGGACGGTTCCGGGCGGCGAGACCGTCGTCCCCACGACCTTCCGCATCGGCGACTCGGTCGAAGGCGAGCGCAACGTCACCGTCGAGGACGGCGCTCCGACCGAAGCGACGTTCTCGACGTATCTCGACAGCGGGTCCGTCCCGCTGACGAGCGTGACGGTCGAAACGCCAGGCCAGAGCGACACGCTCGAGTTCGAGCGTAACCTGTCGACGAAATTTACCGATGTCGACGAGTCGTTCGGGTCTGAAGAGTCGCTAGATGCCGTCGTCACAGTCGAGAACGACGGCGAGACGCCGGAGGTCGTCGAACTCACGGTGGCGGTCGACGATCCAGACGGCGTCGCCGACGACGGCAGCGAGACGGTGATGGTGACGGTGAATCCGGGCGAATCTGTCGAAAAGGGCTTTTCCTTCGAACCAACCGAAGACGCGCCGTCGGAGATCGAACTCACGGCGGAGACAGATGTCTCAAGCGATACGGCCGTAGCGATTCGACCGGCGTTCACCGTCGAAGACGTCAAGCTCGAAGGAGCCGACAACGCGAATTCGGGGCTGACCATGAGCGGGAACGTGACGAACACGGGCGAGCGGGCGGACACCCAGTCCGTACAATTCAACTTGGGCGACGAACTCGTCGCCGAGGAGAGCGTCACACTCGCGGCCGGCGAATCGAAGACGGTCGAAACGTCGATCGAACCGCCGGCGGAAAACGGCGAGTATAGCTACAATATGACGGCACTCAACGTGAGTGGAGCCGAGTCCGCCCAGAAGAGCGCACAGATCAACGTCTCCGGCAAGTCGATCCTCGACCGGGTCACCTCGCTTGGCCTCCCGCTGGCGCTGCTCGCGGTGCTCGCGCTACTCGCGATCGCCGCCGTCGCACTCAAATACCGCGACGATCCCGAAGCGCTTCAGGCGCAGTTACTCACGGCGAAGTCGCGCGTACAAAACGCCGTACAGGGAGTCGTTGGAGGTGGCGGCAGCGTCATCGTCGAAAACGGCCTGCCGAGAGATTCGACGGTTCGGCTGCAGATCAAAGACGAGAGCGGAGTCGTGTTCCAGGAAGACCTCCAGCTCGCAGATGGCGAACAGCGAGAGTTTCCATCGCTTCCGGGCGACGGACAGTTCGAAGTCGGCGTCGGCGTCGACGATGTCGCATCACACTCGGAGGTCTTTCAGGGTGCCACCAGCGATATCGGCGTCGTCCTCCAACCGGACGGCATTCGGATCGGCGAACTGTAA